One Lycium barbarum isolate Lr01 chromosome 5, ASM1917538v2, whole genome shotgun sequence genomic window carries:
- the LOC132641311 gene encoding uncharacterized protein LOC132641311, producing MGKLICDSTTSSPVIPWRDPTLDSTVDQSSPPLTTTSTTVDSTSWENVSSLEDQQKKHLIKIQSKGVLWKHPLDQNRSLVFRLSHGGEVESDGNCLFTACGKSIGLTKTVSYAKDLRKRSVKRFLEDLGLVSSEEKEMIENAIKNMYCPDMKCGWGIHVVQEMKMLAKKDDRENLDLAINELVQLGMQRELAAESIYKERCIAVDDGPSWAKYMSISGSPDDEYDIITLQYTEEGLLTVDENIDGHAAAFGDDIAIECLATEFKREIFVVQAHGSDAMVDEENCVFFLPHRPRCEICEPPFFLFMKGTGWCGAGADHYEPLIATPSPYVSQEKVALVL from the exons ATGGGAAAACTCATCTGTGACTCAACAACATCATCACCAGTAATTCCATGGCGAGATCCCACCCTTGATTCCACCGTTGACCAGTCATCTCCACCGTTGACCACCACCAGCACAACCGTTGACTCCACCTCGTGGGAAAACGTGTCATCTTTAGAAGACCAACAAAAAAAACACTTAATAAAAATCCAATCCAAAGGTGTGTTATGGAAACACCCATTAGATCAGAACCGTTCATTAGTTTTCCGTTTAAGTCACGGTGGTGAAGTGGAATCAGACGGTAACTGTTTATTTACTGCATGTGGTAAATCAATTGGGTTAACAAAAACGGTGTCGTATGCTAAAGATTTGAGGAAAAGGAGTGTTAAGAGATTCTTGGAAGATCTTGGATTGGTTAGTAGTGAAGAGAAAGAAATGATAGAAAATGCAATTAAGAATATGTATTGTCCAGATATGAAATGTGGTTGGGGTATACATGTTGTTCAAGAAATGAAAATGTTAGCTAAGAAAGATGATAGAGAGAATCTTGATTTGGCTATTAATGAACTTGTTCAGCTGGGGATGCAAAG AGAATTGGCTGCTGAGTCTATATACAAAGAGAGGTGCATAGCTGTGGATGATGGGCCAAGTTGGGCCAAGTACATGTCGATCTCTGGTTCACCTGATGATGAATATGATATCATCACTTTGCAGTATACCGAGGAGGGTTTATTAACTGTTGATGAGAATATTGATGGTCATGCGGCTGCATTTGGAGACGATATAGCGATTGAGTGTCTTGCAACTGAGTTTAAAAGAGAGATCTTTGTG GTGCAAGCACATGGATCTGATGCAATGGTTGATGAAGaaaattgtgtcttctttctcCCGCATCGTCCAAGATGTGAAATATGCGAACCCCCTTTCTTCCTTTTCATGAAAGGAACAG GTTGGTGTGGTGCTGGGGCTGATCATTATGAGCCTCTTATTGCTACTCCGTCACCTTATGTTTCCCAGGAGAAGGTAGCGTTGGTACTATAG